From the genome of Paraburkholderia aromaticivorans, one region includes:
- a CDS encoding HDOD domain-containing protein, with protein sequence MVKAAVLDRLWTRMSERGDFPMLSQSLRTTMAAMNNDDLDFTGLVQVVLSDFALTQKVLRLANSAMYIAFGGNITTVSRALMVLGMDAVGHLVVGLKIVDHFHHSAPRRIDAKLELNRTLLSGCVARKLTERGDLRAGEEAVVCTLMRQIGKLLVVFYLDAEWDQIRRHIDDGTLEADACVLVLGVTFDEIGAEAAVRWRLPDMIRSGMGEFDPQDVTQPRQVQWLRAITNYSTAVADVLTQQNMPDCEREQRIADLAREYSGVLNTDPEVLLDMSVALAREEGGDGVMREIVELRANADAIAREALNPEARIAVGVKDLRGLPEGSPLAPALAMAAETLLAGLGFARTVVFVKHSNGTFKARLGLGPKIDAALPRLTFNTAFEPDVFHLAIANSVGIFIENARDPKMVARLPEWFRRSFDDARAFVLLPVVDESESTVALLYGDWSHSQEPRRISQKEMSVLNELAKELGRFFGLGQMREMEMM encoded by the coding sequence ATGGTAAAGGCGGCGGTGCTCGACCGGCTCTGGACGCGAATGAGCGAGCGCGGCGATTTCCCCATGCTGTCGCAGTCGCTGCGCACCACCATGGCGGCGATGAACAACGACGATCTCGACTTCACCGGCCTCGTGCAGGTGGTGTTGTCCGATTTCGCCCTGACGCAGAAGGTGCTGCGGCTCGCCAACTCGGCCATGTACATTGCGTTCGGCGGCAACATCACGACGGTGTCGCGCGCGCTGATGGTGCTCGGCATGGACGCGGTCGGCCATCTCGTGGTCGGCCTGAAGATCGTCGATCACTTTCATCACAGCGCGCCGCGCCGCATCGACGCGAAACTCGAACTGAACCGCACGCTGCTCTCGGGCTGCGTCGCGCGCAAGCTGACCGAGCGCGGCGATCTGCGTGCCGGCGAGGAAGCCGTGGTCTGCACGCTGATGCGCCAGATCGGCAAGCTGCTGGTGGTGTTTTACCTCGACGCGGAATGGGACCAGATTCGCCGTCACATCGACGACGGCACGCTCGAGGCCGACGCCTGCGTACTGGTGCTCGGCGTGACGTTCGACGAGATCGGCGCCGAAGCCGCCGTGCGCTGGCGCCTGCCCGACATGATCCGCTCCGGCATGGGCGAGTTCGACCCGCAGGACGTCACGCAGCCGCGCCAGGTGCAGTGGCTGCGCGCCATTACCAATTACTCGACGGCGGTCGCCGACGTGCTCACCCAGCAGAACATGCCGGACTGCGAGCGCGAGCAACGCATCGCCGATCTGGCGCGCGAATATAGCGGCGTGCTGAACACCGATCCCGAAGTGCTGCTCGATATGAGCGTCGCGCTCGCCCGCGAGGAAGGCGGTGACGGCGTGATGCGCGAAATCGTCGAGTTGCGCGCCAATGCGGATGCGATCGCGCGCGAGGCGCTCAATCCCGAGGCGCGCATCGCGGTGGGGGTCAAGGATCTGCGTGGCCTGCCCGAGGGCAGCCCGCTTGCGCCGGCACTGGCAATGGCCGCGGAAACCCTGCTGGCCGGTCTCGGCTTTGCGCGCACCGTGGTGTTCGTCAAGCACAGCAACGGCACTTTCAAGGCGCGCCTCGGACTCGGACCGAAGATCGACGCGGCCTTGCCAAGGCTGACCTTCAACACCGCCTTCGAGCCCGACGTATTTCATCTGGCGATCGCCAACTCGGTGGGCATCTTCATCGAGAATGCGCGCGATCCGAAGATGGTCGCGCGGCTACCGGAATGGTTCCGGCGCTCATTCGACGACGCCCGCGCCTTTGTGCTGCTGCCGGTCGTCGACGAAAGCGAATCG